A region of Streptomyces sp. WMMC500 DNA encodes the following proteins:
- a CDS encoding aldo/keto reductase translates to MKHIKLGDLDVARIGLGAMGMSHGLTGAGTDDAESIRTVHRAIDLGVTLIDTAEIYGPYVNENLLGQALKGRRDQIVLATKFGLVSHGGGGAWTLDSSPANIRTALEGSLKRLGTDHIDLYYQHRVDPNTPIEETAGAVAELIAEGKVRHFGLSEAGPDTIRRAHAVHPVTAVQSEYSLWTRGIEARILPVLRELRIGLVPFSPLGHGFLTGTVRNENDFEEGDFRRGNPRFTGENFQRNLALADEVQTIAAEAGATPAQVALAWLLAQGDDIAPIPGTKRVTRVEENTAADRLQLPADVLHKLSSLPPAAGDTHTEAGLRMLER, encoded by the coding sequence ATGAAGCACATCAAGCTGGGCGACCTGGACGTCGCACGGATCGGCCTGGGCGCGATGGGCATGTCCCACGGCCTGACCGGCGCCGGCACCGACGACGCGGAATCCATCCGCACCGTGCACCGGGCCATCGACCTCGGCGTCACCCTCATCGACACCGCCGAGATCTACGGCCCGTACGTCAACGAAAACCTCCTCGGCCAGGCACTCAAAGGCCGCCGGGACCAGATCGTCCTGGCCACCAAGTTCGGTCTGGTCTCCCACGGCGGAGGCGGCGCGTGGACGCTGGACTCCAGCCCAGCCAACATCCGCACCGCGCTCGAAGGCTCCCTCAAGCGGCTGGGCACCGATCACATCGACCTGTACTACCAGCACCGCGTCGACCCGAACACTCCCATCGAGGAGACCGCCGGGGCCGTCGCCGAACTGATCGCCGAGGGCAAGGTCCGCCACTTCGGCCTCTCCGAAGCCGGCCCGGACACGATCCGTCGCGCCCACGCCGTCCACCCCGTCACCGCCGTGCAGTCCGAATACTCGCTGTGGACACGCGGCATCGAGGCCCGCATACTGCCTGTCCTGCGGGAACTGCGCATCGGCCTCGTGCCGTTCTCCCCGCTCGGACACGGCTTCCTCACCGGCACCGTCCGCAACGAGAACGACTTCGAAGAAGGCGACTTCCGCCGCGGCAACCCCCGCTTCACCGGCGAGAACTTCCAGCGCAACCTCGCCCTCGCCGACGAAGTCCAGACCATCGCCGCAGAAGCCGGCGCCACCCCGGCCCAGGTCGCCCTCGCCTGGCTCCTCGCCCAAGGCGACGACATCGCCCCCATCCCCGGCACCAAGCGCGTCACCCGCGTCGAGGAGAACACCGCCGCCGACCGCCTCCAACTGCCCGCCGACGTCCTGCACAAGCTCTCCAGCCTCCCTCCGGCCGCCGGAGACACCCACACCGAAGCCGGCCTGCGCATGCTGGAACGCTGA
- a CDS encoding cupin domain-containing protein, giving the protein MEFVEPQPTGKGPENWFNGDVWFDVIHAGSEPSRIRANMVRFAPGARTAWHHHAVGQTLHVIAGVALVGTRDGVVFEAHPGETVTCPPGEEHWHGATEDRFMQHLALWDATAPDDDRPETTWLEHVTDDQYNAPRTRSR; this is encoded by the coding sequence GTGGAATTCGTGGAACCGCAACCGACTGGCAAGGGGCCCGAGAACTGGTTCAACGGCGACGTCTGGTTCGACGTCATCCATGCAGGAAGCGAGCCCTCTCGCATCCGCGCCAACATGGTGCGATTCGCCCCCGGCGCCCGTACCGCCTGGCACCACCACGCGGTCGGCCAGACCCTCCATGTCATCGCCGGTGTCGCCCTGGTCGGCACCCGCGACGGCGTGGTCTTCGAGGCCCACCCCGGTGAGACGGTGACCTGTCCGCCCGGAGAGGAACACTGGCACGGAGCTACCGAAGACCGCTTCATGCAGCACCTGGCTTTGTGGGACGCCACCGCACCCGACGACGATCGCCCCGAGACCACCTGGCTGGAGCACGTCACCGACGATCAGTACAACGCGCCGCGCACCCGCAGCCGCTAG
- a CDS encoding recombinase family protein — translation MGYARSSTHGQELDSQLDALSKHGIPGDKIFSEKISTRVRVRPKSEEALRSAREVKAHAPHCRVIFTVYEMKRLRRDAAELTALADHLTAHGLILEMLAGPLPGIYDPTGPGKLLFAFFAAMAETERENIRESTLEGLDTAARKGTHGGRPPVITDDMLHTVLRRRSLGEPVEQIQPDLIIPPASARDRTPRWPASTGRSPSTPSARHTPKPSNRPTPTLLTSRSATSSDLAPLSLTEHHSDYR, via the coding sequence ATCGGCTACGCCCGGTCCTCGACGCACGGGCAGGAACTCGACTCCCAGCTCGACGCGCTCAGCAAGCACGGCATCCCCGGGGACAAGATCTTCAGCGAGAAGATCAGCACCCGGGTACGGGTCCGCCCGAAGTCCGAGGAGGCGCTGCGGAGCGCGCGGGAGGTCAAGGCGCACGCCCCGCACTGCCGGGTCATCTTCACCGTGTACGAGATGAAGCGCCTCCGCCGCGACGCCGCCGAGCTCACCGCGCTGGCGGACCACCTCACCGCCCACGGCCTCATCCTGGAGATGCTCGCCGGGCCCCTGCCCGGCATCTACGACCCCACCGGGCCGGGGAAGCTGCTGTTCGCGTTCTTCGCGGCGATGGCGGAGACCGAGCGGGAGAACATCCGCGAGTCCACCCTGGAGGGGCTCGACACCGCGGCCCGCAAGGGCACGCACGGCGGCCGGCCGCCCGTCATCACCGACGACATGCTCCACACCGTGCTGCGGCGCCGATCACTCGGTGAGCCCGTCGAGCAGATCCAGCCCGACCTGATCATCCCACCGGCAAGCGCAAGGGACAGAACCCCTCGGTGGCCAGCATCTACCGGGCGCTCGCCGAGCACGCCAAGCGCGAGGCATACGCCGAAGCCGTCGAACAGGCCCACGCCGACTTTGCTGACCTCCAGGTCGGCGACGTCCTCGGACCTCGCCCCGCTATCCCTGACCGAGCATCACTCTGATTACAGATAG
- a CDS encoding potassium channel family protein — translation MPSTQHAQQTPLEIWERRTRRPLLGLALVFAAAYAVPVVDPGVPDAVHTACRAATWGVWALFAADYVVRLRLAEDRWRFVRTHVLDLCAVLLPLIRPLRLLQLVSALLLTGRLATAAAQVRLTTYVAGSVLVLWLFGALAVLEVERGKPDANIHTLGDAVWWAFTTMTTVGYGDLAPTTGLGRLLAIGLMISGIALLGLVTANIAAWFISQVERESEHEEQQTQALRELTREVASLRAELTALRQAEAGGGAGAGPAGGAVPGPAGEAVPRPAAPRE, via the coding sequence ATGCCAAGCACGCAACACGCCCAGCAGACACCGCTGGAGATATGGGAGCGCCGCACGCGGCGCCCGCTGCTCGGGCTCGCGCTGGTCTTCGCCGCCGCGTACGCCGTGCCCGTCGTCGATCCCGGCGTGCCGGACGCCGTGCACACGGCGTGCAGGGCGGCAACGTGGGGGGTGTGGGCCCTCTTCGCCGCGGACTACGTCGTGCGGCTGCGGCTGGCGGAGGACCGGTGGCGGTTCGTCCGCACGCACGTGCTCGACCTCTGCGCCGTGCTGCTCCCCCTGATCAGGCCGCTGCGGCTGCTCCAGTTGGTCTCGGCGCTGCTGCTCACCGGGCGGCTCGCGACGGCCGCCGCCCAGGTCCGGCTGACGACGTACGTGGCGGGCTCGGTCCTGGTGCTGTGGCTCTTCGGCGCGCTCGCGGTGCTGGAGGTGGAGCGGGGGAAGCCGGACGCGAACATCCACACGCTCGGCGACGCCGTGTGGTGGGCGTTCACGACGATGACCACGGTCGGGTACGGGGACCTCGCCCCGACGACGGGCCTGGGGCGGCTGCTGGCGATCGGGCTGATGATCTCGGGGATCGCGCTGCTGGGTCTGGTCACGGCGAACATCGCGGCGTGGTTCATCTCGCAGGTGGAGCGCGAGAGCGAGCACGAGGAGCAGCAGACGCAGGCGCTGCGGGAGCTGACGCGGGAGGTGGCGTCGCTACGGGCGGAGCTCACGGCGCTGCGGCAGGCGGAGGCGGGGGGCGGGGCGGGAGCGGGTCCGGCGGGTGGGGCCGTGCCGGGACCGGCAGGCGAGGCCGTCCCGCGGCCGGCGGCTCCCCGGGAGTGA
- a CDS encoding SDR family oxidoreductase, whose amino-acid sequence MTTRTWLITGVSSGFGHALTTQLLQRGDTVIGTVRNLDKVADLADKYPDTFRAHILDVTDTAAVRKTVDAAFAAGRVDVIVSNAGYGLFGAAEELTDAQVDHIIATNLTGSITLIRAALPHLRAQGGGRIIQMSTYGGQVAFPGNSMYHATKWGIEGFAESVAQEVAPFDIGVTIVEPGGARTEFRYGSAKVAHPIDAYESNPAHAFQAMLNPANGLAPGDPQRMAARIIQSAGTEPAPLRMVLGSQALDSTLGVLRKRIEDFEAQRDLAASTDFPAGE is encoded by the coding sequence ATGACCACCCGCACCTGGCTCATCACCGGCGTCTCCAGCGGCTTCGGACACGCCCTGACCACCCAGCTCCTTCAGCGCGGCGACACCGTCATCGGCACCGTCCGCAACCTCGACAAGGTCGCCGACCTCGCCGACAAGTACCCCGACACCTTCCGCGCGCACATCCTCGACGTCACCGACACCGCCGCCGTGCGCAAGACGGTCGACGCCGCATTCGCCGCCGGCCGCGTCGACGTGATCGTCTCCAACGCCGGCTACGGCCTCTTCGGCGCCGCCGAGGAACTCACCGACGCCCAGGTCGACCACATCATCGCCACCAACCTCACCGGCTCCATCACCCTGATCCGCGCCGCCCTGCCCCACCTGCGCGCCCAAGGCGGCGGACGCATCATCCAGATGTCCACGTACGGCGGCCAGGTCGCCTTCCCCGGCAACTCGATGTACCACGCCACCAAGTGGGGCATCGAAGGCTTCGCCGAGTCCGTCGCCCAGGAAGTCGCCCCCTTCGACATCGGCGTCACCATCGTCGAACCCGGCGGCGCCCGCACCGAGTTCCGCTACGGCAGCGCCAAGGTCGCCCACCCGATCGACGCCTACGAGAGCAACCCCGCCCACGCCTTCCAGGCCATGCTTAACCCCGCCAACGGCCTCGCCCCCGGCGACCCGCAGCGCATGGCAGCCCGCATCATCCAATCCGCCGGCACCGAACCGGCCCCGCTTCGCATGGTCCTCGGTTCCCAGGCCCTGGACTCCACCCTGGGCGTGCTGCGCAAGCGGATCGAGGACTTCGAAGCCCAGCGGGACCTGGCGGCCTCCACGGACTTTCCCGCCGGCGAGTAG